The following coding sequences are from one Frigoribacterium sp. Leaf415 window:
- a CDS encoding GNAT family N-acetyltransferase, translating into MLEEEYQPRRRLPRALRPPAPVEPEFSFAIRPATPADLPYVREIYNHYVANSSVTFDEDAMTLAEWRRKYAFVTKLGMPFLVAVNPSGEALGYAVATPWGGKAAYRYTVESSIYLRAASTGKGLGRALLEALVEACRDAGIREMIAVIADKNAEASIGLHERLGFTEVGRMGRVGFKFGRWLGTITMQKSLKKRRRG; encoded by the coding sequence GTGCTCGAAGAGGAATACCAGCCCCGACGGCGTCTTCCCCGAGCCCTGCGGCCCCCGGCCCCGGTCGAGCCCGAGTTCTCGTTCGCGATCCGCCCCGCGACGCCCGCCGACCTGCCCTACGTGCGAGAGATCTACAACCACTACGTGGCGAACTCGTCGGTCACCTTCGACGAAGACGCCATGACCCTCGCCGAGTGGCGTCGCAAGTACGCCTTCGTCACGAAGCTCGGCATGCCCTTCCTCGTCGCGGTGAACCCGTCCGGCGAGGCGCTCGGCTACGCGGTCGCGACCCCGTGGGGTGGCAAGGCGGCCTACCGCTACACCGTCGAGAGCTCGATCTACCTGCGGGCCGCGTCGACGGGCAAGGGCCTCGGCCGCGCCCTGCTCGAGGCGCTCGTCGAGGCCTGTCGGGACGCCGGCATCCGCGAGATGATCGCGGTCATCGCCGACAAGAACGCCGAGGCGTCGATCGGCCTGCACGAGCGGCTCGGCTTCACCGAGGTCGGTCGCATGGGCCGGGTCGGCTTCAAGTTCGGCCGCTGGCTCGGCACCATCACGATGCAGAAGTCGCTCAAGAAGCGCCGCCGCGGCTGA
- a CDS encoding TetR/AcrR family transcriptional regulator: MTDTTSPDGRAPGGPIVGPGGRSVGPGGQALTPKGETRRRALLDGVLAVLEAGGPSAVTHRAVARAAGVPVSAATYYFAGRDDLLRAALRHATTDWVRSFDRLERASLGDLAETLVRYAITERGSARAQYELLFTAMRDESLREDADLWYSSLEHVLRRAGVLTERVDVVALAVDGLIVRMLWRGEPATVDATERVLREIVGPSA, translated from the coding sequence GTGACCGACACGACCTCGCCTGACGGCCGGGCCCCCGGCGGCCCGATCGTCGGCCCCGGCGGCCGGTCCGTCGGCCCCGGCGGCCAGGCCCTCACCCCCAAGGGCGAGACCAGGAGGCGCGCGCTGCTCGACGGCGTCCTGGCCGTCCTCGAGGCGGGCGGCCCCTCGGCCGTCACGCACCGGGCGGTCGCCCGCGCGGCCGGCGTCCCGGTCTCGGCGGCCACGTACTACTTCGCCGGACGAGACGACCTGCTGCGCGCGGCGCTGCGCCACGCGACCACCGACTGGGTGCGGTCGTTCGACCGACTCGAGCGCGCCTCCTTGGGTGACCTGGCCGAGACCCTCGTCCGGTACGCGATCACCGAGCGCGGGTCCGCCCGGGCGCAGTACGAGCTGCTCTTCACCGCCATGCGGGACGAGTCGCTGCGCGAGGACGCCGACCTCTGGTACTCGTCACTCGAGCACGTGCTGCGGCGGGCGGGCGTGCTGACCGAGCGGGTCGACGTCGTGGCCCTCGCGGTCGACGGGTTGATCGTCCGCATGCTCTGGCGCGGCGAGCCCGCGACCGTGGACGCGACCGAACGCGTGTTGCGCGAGATCGTCGGGCCGTCGGCCTGA
- a CDS encoding DMT family transporter produces the protein MGYLFLALAIVGEVFATSFLKVTSGPDAKWWQYAAVVVGYVFAFAMLSQSLTKGVPLGIAYAIWAGVGVVLVALISWIFFKEPLTLVQLGGIVLVIGGVTMLELGGRHEAAA, from the coding sequence ATGGGTTACCTCTTCCTCGCGCTCGCCATCGTCGGCGAGGTCTTCGCCACGAGCTTCCTCAAGGTCACCAGCGGCCCCGACGCCAAGTGGTGGCAGTACGCGGCGGTCGTGGTCGGCTACGTCTTCGCGTTCGCGATGCTCTCGCAGTCGCTGACCAAGGGCGTGCCGCTCGGCATCGCCTACGCGATCTGGGCCGGCGTCGGCGTCGTGCTCGTCGCCCTCATCAGCTGGATCTTCTTCAAGGAGCCCCTGACCCTCGTCCAGCTCGGCGGCATCGTCCTCGTCATCGGCGGCGTGACCATGCTCGAGCTCGGCGGTCGCCACGAGGCAGCGGCCTGA
- a CDS encoding amidase has product MFELHHLSAHEQWDWLRRGEVSPRELTTHYLERIARLDGDIGAFVTVTGEAALEQADALAADGPSVAPLWGLPLADKDLSDRAGVPTWSGSRLSRGRVPTSSSEITEVLDEAGAISVGKTATPEYGLTAYTETLVGPPTRNPWSPGTGAGGSSGGAAAAVAAGLLPFAPGSDGGGSIRIPAAATGLVGLKPSRGRVPAQSGLTSLAGLPVGGALARSVADAALLLDAMVSPDGREPRHHQALWAPPSPDGAYLGTAVRGEGRFQVAVMTTSPWDDAFDVRVDPRLLGVLGETADLLATMGHGVDETGLPSSDYPALFRTIWQAGAAGIPAESEAELALLEPITRWLVEQGRRVTARELSAALVGLAAFERDVIERFSAFDAVLTPTLAMLPRPIGWYDAEDAERNFEQQCLYSPFTSFVNVAGLPAISLPVGEVDGVPAGVQLIGRPGREDVLLAIGAQLERRLRWQRRHPPMW; this is encoded by the coding sequence GTGTTCGAACTCCACCACCTGAGCGCCCACGAGCAGTGGGACTGGCTGCGCCGCGGCGAGGTCTCGCCCCGCGAGCTGACCACCCACTACCTCGAGCGCATCGCCCGCCTCGACGGCGACATCGGCGCGTTCGTCACGGTGACCGGCGAGGCCGCCCTCGAGCAGGCCGACGCCCTGGCCGCCGACGGGCCCTCGGTCGCTCCCCTCTGGGGGCTGCCGCTGGCCGACAAAGACCTCAGCGACCGGGCGGGCGTGCCGACCTGGTCGGGGTCGCGCCTCAGCCGGGGGCGGGTGCCCACGTCGTCGTCCGAGATCACCGAGGTGCTCGACGAGGCCGGCGCGATCAGCGTGGGCAAGACGGCCACGCCCGAGTACGGGCTGACCGCGTACACCGAGACGCTCGTCGGTCCGCCGACGCGCAACCCGTGGTCGCCGGGGACGGGCGCCGGCGGGTCGAGTGGCGGGGCCGCGGCCGCCGTCGCCGCGGGGCTCCTGCCGTTCGCGCCCGGGTCGGACGGCGGCGGCAGCATCCGCATCCCGGCGGCCGCCACGGGTCTCGTCGGCCTCAAGCCCTCGCGGGGTCGGGTGCCGGCGCAGTCGGGCCTGACCAGCCTCGCGGGCCTGCCGGTCGGCGGGGCGCTGGCCCGGTCGGTGGCCGACGCCGCCCTGCTGCTCGACGCGATGGTGTCGCCGGACGGGCGCGAGCCGCGCCACCACCAGGCGCTCTGGGCTCCGCCGTCACCCGACGGGGCCTACCTCGGCACGGCCGTGCGGGGCGAGGGACGCTTCCAGGTCGCGGTGATGACGACCAGCCCCTGGGACGACGCGTTCGACGTCCGGGTCGACCCGCGCCTCCTGGGCGTCCTCGGCGAGACCGCCGACCTGCTCGCGACGATGGGGCACGGGGTCGACGAGACAGGCCTGCCGTCGTCGGACTACCCGGCGCTCTTCCGCACGATCTGGCAGGCGGGCGCGGCGGGCATCCCGGCCGAGAGCGAGGCCGAGCTGGCACTGCTCGAGCCGATCACCCGGTGGCTGGTCGAGCAGGGGCGACGCGTCACGGCACGCGAGCTGTCGGCGGCGCTCGTCGGGCTCGCGGCGTTCGAGCGCGACGTGATCGAGCGGTTCTCGGCCTTCGACGCCGTCCTGACGCCGACGCTCGCGATGCTGCCGCGCCCGATCGGCTGGTACGACGCCGAGGACGCCGAACGCAACTTCGAGCAGCAGTGCCTCTACTCGCCGTTCACGTCGTTCGTCAACGTGGCCGGGCTGCCCGCGATCAGCCTCCCGGTGGGCGAGGTGGACGGCGTGCCCGCGGGCGTGCAGCTGATCGGGCGACCCGGACGCGAGGACGTCCTGCTCGCGATCGGCGCCCAGCTCGAGCGGCGACTGCGGTGGCAGCGTCGGCACCCGCCGATGTGGTGA
- a CDS encoding ABC transporter ATP-binding protein — protein sequence MSDPTTAPAPPLLVARGLTRTFTLPRRSPFQPGPVRHALVDADLEVAAGESVALIGESGSGKSTLVRLLLALDRATSGTVTFDGRTVAPDRASRLRWLRRQTGIVLQDPYSSLDPRMRVGDTVAEPLRALGVEGDHDRLVAEMLERVGLAARDAEAWPHEFSGGQRQRIALARALVHRPRLLIGDEPMSALDVTVRAQILDLLRELRDERGLSLLLVSHDIGLVQHLADRVAVLRDGRVVEQGVTDDVLRRPRHDYTRTLVDSVPTLD from the coding sequence GTGAGCGACCCGACCACCGCCCCCGCGCCTCCTCTGCTCGTCGCCCGGGGCCTCACCCGCACCTTCACGCTGCCGCGCCGGTCGCCCTTCCAACCGGGGCCGGTGCGCCACGCGCTGGTCGACGCCGACCTCGAGGTCGCGGCCGGCGAGAGCGTCGCCCTGATCGGCGAGTCGGGCTCGGGCAAGTCCACGCTCGTGCGCCTGCTGCTCGCCCTCGACCGGGCGACCTCGGGCACCGTGACGTTCGACGGCCGGACGGTCGCCCCCGACCGCGCCTCACGCCTGCGCTGGCTGAGGCGGCAGACCGGGATCGTCCTGCAGGACCCCTACAGCTCGCTCGACCCCCGCATGCGCGTGGGTGACACCGTGGCCGAGCCGCTGCGCGCCCTGGGCGTCGAGGGCGACCACGACCGCCTGGTGGCCGAGATGCTCGAACGCGTGGGTCTCGCGGCGCGCGACGCCGAGGCCTGGCCGCACGAGTTCAGCGGGGGCCAGCGGCAGCGCATCGCCCTGGCCCGGGCCCTCGTGCACCGGCCGCGGCTGCTGATCGGCGACGAGCCCATGAGCGCGCTCGACGTCACCGTGCGGGCGCAGATCCTCGACCTGCTGCGCGAGCTGCGCGACGAGCGCGGACTGTCACTGCTGCTCGTGTCGCACGACATCGGACTCGTGCAGCACCTCGCCGACCGGGTCGCCGTCCTGCGCGACGGTCGCGTCGTCGAGCAGGGGGTCACCGACGACGTGCTGCGCCGGCCCCGGCACGACTACACGCGCACGCTCGTGGACTCGGTGCCGACGCTCGACTGA
- a CDS encoding ABC transporter ATP-binding protein yields the protein MSLVIDDLTVAVGDRRVVDGLSLDVPDGARVGLIGESGSGKSMTTLAVLGLLPDGARATGSIRLDGRELLGASERELAGLRGRVVGTVFQDPRTALDPVVTVGRQIAEPLRLHGRVGRRDARARAVAAAAEVGLPDPETVVDLYPHQLSGGQRQRVGIAMALINRPGLVLADEPTTALDVTTQAEVLALFQRLVDEQRTSLLFVTHDLAVLSRITDHAAVLSHGRVVERGPVEQLLHRPEHEITRGLVEATRATTWRAS from the coding sequence GTGAGCCTCGTGATCGACGACCTGACCGTGGCCGTCGGCGACCGCCGCGTCGTCGACGGCCTCTCGCTCGACGTGCCCGACGGTGCGCGGGTCGGACTGATCGGCGAGTCCGGCTCGGGCAAGTCGATGACGACGCTGGCCGTCCTCGGCCTGCTGCCCGACGGTGCCCGCGCCACGGGCAGCATCCGGTTGGACGGGCGCGAACTGCTCGGGGCATCCGAGCGCGAGCTGGCCGGCCTGCGCGGCCGCGTCGTCGGCACGGTCTTCCAGGACCCCCGCACGGCCCTCGACCCCGTCGTCACCGTCGGGCGGCAGATCGCCGAGCCCCTCCGCCTGCACGGCCGCGTCGGTCGCCGCGACGCCCGCGCCCGGGCGGTGGCCGCCGCCGCCGAGGTCGGCCTGCCCGACCCCGAGACCGTCGTCGACCTCTACCCGCACCAGCTCTCGGGCGGTCAGCGGCAGCGCGTCGGCATCGCCATGGCCCTGATCAACCGCCCGGGGCTCGTGCTGGCTGACGAGCCGACCACGGCCCTCGACGTCACGACGCAGGCCGAGGTGCTCGCGCTCTTCCAGCGCCTGGTCGACGAGCAGCGGACGTCGCTGCTCTTCGTCACGCACGACCTCGCGGTGCTCTCGCGCATCACCGACCACGCGGCGGTGCTGTCGCACGGGCGCGTCGTCGAGCGCGGCCCCGTCGAGCAGCTGCTGCACCGCCCCGAGCACGAGATCACCCGCGGACTCGTCGAGGCCACGAGGGCGACGACCTGGAGAGCCTCGTGA
- a CDS encoding ABC transporter permease — MRRGAFVRELLRRPQGAFGVGWLTLIVASALVSRFWTPLDPFDTDPYSAWLTPSVGHPFGTDSVGRDIFSYVFAATGTTVVVAVASGVVATVVGVGLAALGSLTARWVRESVAVLIDVLVAFPTLLIAMALAAAFGGSLTVVVVAVGVGYGVTIARVSRSEIRQVARTDYVLAARANGLGTGAVLRRHVLPNIAPVFVVQLSLSMATSVLAEAGLSFLGYGAPADTASWGRLLSDLQKFIGVHPGSVVWPGLAITLTVLALNLLGDAVRDASDPRLRSRRAGRGAPIDPSTPAPPAAPPRTTAAGVPTTPGVVS; from the coding sequence ATGAGGCGCGGTGCGTTCGTCCGTGAGCTGTTGCGTCGACCGCAGGGCGCGTTCGGCGTCGGCTGGTTGACCCTGATCGTCGCGTCCGCCCTGGTCAGCCGGTTCTGGACCCCGCTCGACCCGTTCGACACCGACCCGTACTCGGCCTGGCTGACGCCCTCGGTCGGGCACCCCTTCGGCACCGACTCGGTCGGCCGGGACATCTTCAGCTACGTCTTCGCCGCGACCGGCACGACCGTCGTGGTCGCCGTCGCCTCGGGCGTCGTCGCCACCGTGGTCGGGGTCGGTCTGGCCGCCCTCGGCTCGTTGACGGCCCGCTGGGTGCGCGAGTCGGTCGCCGTGCTGATCGACGTGCTCGTGGCGTTCCCGACGCTCCTGATCGCCATGGCCCTCGCCGCGGCGTTCGGCGGGTCGCTCACCGTCGTGGTCGTCGCCGTGGGCGTCGGCTACGGGGTGACGATCGCCCGGGTCAGCCGGTCCGAGATCCGCCAGGTCGCGCGGACAGACTACGTGCTCGCGGCCCGGGCGAACGGGCTCGGCACCGGGGCCGTGCTGCGTCGCCACGTGCTGCCGAACATCGCACCCGTCTTCGTCGTCCAGCTCTCGCTGTCGATGGCGACGAGCGTGCTCGCCGAGGCGGGACTGTCGTTCCTCGGCTACGGCGCCCCCGCCGACACCGCCTCGTGGGGGCGTCTGCTGAGCGACCTGCAGAAGTTCATCGGCGTGCACCCCGGCTCGGTGGTCTGGCCCGGGCTGGCCATCACGCTGACCGTCCTGGCGCTCAACCTGCTGGGCGACGCCGTGCGCGACGCCTCCGACCCGCGGCTGCGGTCCCGCCGGGCGGGACGCGGCGCCCCGATCGACCCGTCGACGCCGGCCCCACCCGCCGCTCCCCCGCGCACCACCGCCGCGGGCGTCCCGACCACCCCGGGGGTCGTCTCGTGA
- a CDS encoding ABC transporter permease, giving the protein MTRFVVGRLLLFVGGLAVASVLIFATLRLLPGDVAQAIAGTTGSPEQVAALRQQLGLDRPVVVQYLDWAGGLVRLDLGESLVTGTPVIDEVLDKLAVTLPLAALSLVFGLLIGIPLGVTSALRRGRASGVVLGTGAQLLAAVPVVWAGMLLIGVFAVTLRLLPTQGFPADGWSEPGRALRSLVLPALTIGIVEGAVLLRFTRSAALGALDQDYVRTAAANGMTRSRALVKHGLPNVMLSVVSILGLQVAGLIVSAVVIEQLFTLPGLGRMLVTDVGRRDLTKVQGELMTLTTLVLFIGLVIDVVHRRLDPRLREGDR; this is encoded by the coding sequence GTGACCCGCTTCGTCGTCGGCCGCCTGCTCCTCTTCGTCGGGGGGCTGGCCGTCGCGAGCGTGCTGATCTTCGCGACGCTGCGGTTGCTGCCGGGCGACGTCGCCCAGGCGATCGCCGGGACGACCGGCTCTCCCGAGCAGGTGGCCGCCCTGCGTCAGCAGCTCGGCCTCGACCGGCCCGTCGTGGTGCAGTACCTCGACTGGGCCGGAGGGCTGGTGCGACTCGACCTGGGCGAGTCGCTCGTCACCGGCACGCCGGTGATCGACGAGGTGCTCGACAAGCTGGCCGTCACCCTCCCGCTGGCGGCGCTCTCCCTGGTCTTCGGGCTGCTGATCGGCATCCCGCTGGGCGTGACGAGCGCACTCCGCCGCGGCCGCGCCTCCGGGGTCGTCCTCGGCACGGGGGCCCAGCTGCTGGCGGCCGTCCCGGTCGTCTGGGCGGGGATGCTGCTGATCGGCGTCTTCGCCGTCACGCTGCGCCTCCTGCCGACGCAGGGGTTCCCGGCTGACGGGTGGAGCGAGCCCGGGCGGGCTCTGCGCTCGCTCGTGCTGCCGGCCCTGACCATCGGCATCGTCGAGGGGGCCGTGCTGCTGCGCTTCACGCGCTCGGCGGCGCTCGGGGCCCTCGACCAGGATTACGTGCGGACGGCCGCCGCCAACGGCATGACCCGGTCGCGTGCCCTCGTGAAGCACGGACTGCCGAACGTCATGCTCAGCGTGGTGTCGATCCTCGGCCTGCAGGTGGCCGGGCTGATCGTGTCGGCCGTCGTCATCGAGCAGCTCTTCACGCTGCCGGGGCTCGGCCGCATGTTGGTGACGGATGTCGGTCGCCGCGACCTGACCAAGGTGCAGGGTGAACTGATGACGCTGACCACGCTCGTGCTGTTCATCGGCCTCGTGATCGACGTCGTGCACCGGCGGCTCGACCCGCGCCTCCGCGAGGGCGACCGATGA
- a CDS encoding ABC transporter substrate-binding protein, whose protein sequence is MRTLPLSAAVAALLLVVTGCSSASSPDGSGTPDPDATVTVGLVLEPSDLDIRTTAGIALDQVLIDNVYQGLVGRTQDNEIRDVLAASHTVSDDGLTYTFTLHDGVTFHDGAAMTADDVVWSLSQVKDDASLANHADLAAVSTVTAPAADTVVLTLSRPDSSLLFNLTGRAGLVLQQSATNDLSTTANGTGPFELTSWRQGDNLQLGRFDDYWGTPAKVAGVTFRYVTDPSAAINASISGDVDVQTAVDATLSSQLDGVDGITLEKGRTTDKYTLAFNNAVAPFTDAKVRKALRLAIDNDALIAAVGGSAVDQGGPIPELDPGYADLTSVDAYDPDEAKSLLAEAGHDGDLSLTLEYPNVYPTAIGDVLTTQLKAVGVTLTVQQVDFSTWLDDVYVDKDFELSMVNHAETHDFSNWANPDYYWGYDSAPVQQLYAESIAATDPQVADEKLAEAAKIVSEDAPAEWLYTATTLTAIHDGVTGFPTSSTTTRLDLADLATAE, encoded by the coding sequence GTGCGCACCCTCCCCCTCTCCGCCGCCGTCGCCGCGCTGTTGCTCGTCGTGACGGGCTGCTCGTCCGCCTCGTCCCCCGACGGGTCGGGCACCCCCGACCCCGACGCGACCGTCACGGTCGGTCTCGTGCTCGAGCCGAGCGACCTCGACATCCGCACCACGGCCGGCATCGCCCTCGACCAGGTGCTGATCGACAACGTCTACCAGGGCCTCGTGGGCCGCACGCAGGACAACGAGATCCGCGACGTGCTGGCCGCCAGCCACACGGTCAGCGACGACGGCCTCACCTACACGTTCACGCTGCACGACGGCGTGACCTTCCACGACGGTGCCGCGATGACGGCCGACGACGTCGTCTGGTCGCTGTCGCAGGTCAAGGACGACGCCTCGCTCGCGAACCACGCCGACCTCGCCGCCGTCTCGACCGTCACGGCGCCCGCCGCCGACACCGTCGTGCTCACGCTCTCGCGACCCGACTCCTCCCTGCTGTTCAATCTCACGGGGCGGGCCGGTCTCGTGCTGCAGCAGTCGGCGACGAACGACCTGTCGACCACGGCGAACGGCACCGGTCCCTTCGAACTGACGAGCTGGCGACAGGGCGACAACCTGCAGCTCGGGCGCTTCGACGACTACTGGGGCACCCCGGCGAAGGTCGCGGGTGTCACCTTCCGCTACGTGACCGACCCGTCCGCGGCGATCAACGCCTCGATCTCGGGCGACGTCGACGTGCAGACCGCGGTCGACGCGACCCTGTCGAGCCAGCTCGACGGCGTGGACGGCATCACGCTCGAGAAGGGCAGGACGACCGACAAGTACACGCTCGCGTTCAACAACGCCGTCGCACCGTTCACCGACGCGAAGGTCCGCAAGGCCCTGCGCCTCGCGATCGACAACGACGCGCTGATCGCCGCCGTCGGCGGGTCGGCCGTCGACCAGGGCGGCCCGATCCCCGAGCTCGACCCCGGCTACGCGGACCTCACGAGCGTCGACGCCTACGACCCCGACGAGGCGAAGAGCCTGCTCGCCGAGGCCGGCCACGACGGCGACCTGTCGCTGACCCTCGAGTACCCCAACGTCTACCCGACCGCGATCGGTGACGTGCTGACGACGCAGCTCAAGGCCGTCGGCGTCACGTTGACGGTGCAGCAGGTCGACTTCAGCACCTGGCTCGACGACGTCTACGTCGACAAGGACTTCGAGCTCAGCATGGTGAACCATGCCGAGACCCACGACTTCTCGAACTGGGCGAACCCGGACTACTACTGGGGCTACGACAGTGCGCCCGTCCAGCAGCTCTACGCCGAGTCGATCGCGGCCACCGACCCGCAGGTCGCCGACGAGAAGTTGGCCGAGGCGGCGAAGATCGTCTCCGAGGACGCCCCCGCCGAGTGGCTCTACACGGCCACCACGTTGACGGCGATCCACGACGGCGTCACCGGGTTCCCGACGAGCTCGACCACGACCCGCCTCGACCTGGCTGACCTGGCCACGGCGGAGTGA
- a CDS encoding SIP domain-containing protein produces the protein MLLVDQNPPLPHDALRVLFAADATSIPVLREMLSVLPICARGQVFVEVESADDVVPLTSPGRVTVTWLARDRRSGVPGTSTACAPGQAVERAVRAWLGEMYVEPETVATGDHVVWIGGPPSFAYDLRHDLHELFHVGTPADA, from the coding sequence ATGCTTCTCGTAGACCAGAACCCGCCCCTGCCGCACGACGCCCTGCGCGTCCTGTTCGCCGCAGACGCGACGTCGATCCCCGTCCTGCGAGAGATGCTCTCGGTCCTGCCGATCTGCGCCCGGGGCCAGGTCTTCGTCGAGGTCGAGAGCGCCGACGACGTCGTGCCGCTCACCTCGCCGGGTCGCGTCACGGTCACCTGGCTCGCCCGTGACCGTCGCTCGGGCGTCCCCGGCACCAGCACCGCCTGTGCCCCCGGCCAGGCCGTCGAGCGGGCGGTCCGGGCCTGGCTCGGCGAGATGTACGTCGAACCCGAGACCGTCGCGACGGGTGACCACGTCGTCTGGATCGGTGGCCCGCCGTCGTTCGCCTACGATCTGCGGCACGACCTGCACGAGCTCTTCCACGTCGGCACCCCCGCCGACGCCTGA
- a CDS encoding siderophore-interacting protein: MTITSTATATVERSTKPAHRPYRVRVAAVRRLAPSFVRITFTGDDLGDFGVDGLDQRIKVVLPLEATGYDTFPTNDWYASWRALPPEQQNAFRTYTARAARPALREVDVDFVCHGDTGPASAWAGRARVGDELMLIGPDATSGVTGSGVEWSPGDARTVLLAGDETAAPAICSIVEALPADAKGCVFIEIPTAADELDLVAPPGVDVHWLPRRDATSGHGEALVIAVRRWTARYVTAWHHGVEVSEVDVDHDILWDVPQGDYPRGAAVSSDLYAWFAGEAGAIKTLRRFLVSEVGIDRRQVAFMGYWRVGKSES; this comes from the coding sequence ATGACGATCACATCCACCGCAACCGCCACCGTCGAACGCTCGACGAAGCCGGCCCACCGTCCCTACCGCGTCCGGGTCGCGGCCGTCCGTCGCCTGGCCCCGTCGTTCGTGCGCATCACGTTCACCGGCGACGACCTGGGCGACTTCGGCGTCGACGGCCTCGACCAGCGCATCAAGGTCGTGCTGCCCCTCGAGGCCACCGGCTACGACACGTTCCCCACGAACGACTGGTACGCCTCGTGGCGCGCCCTGCCGCCCGAGCAGCAGAACGCCTTCCGCACCTACACCGCGCGAGCCGCCCGCCCCGCGCTGCGCGAGGTGGACGTCGACTTCGTCTGCCACGGCGACACCGGCCCCGCCTCGGCCTGGGCCGGTCGTGCGCGGGTCGGCGACGAACTCATGTTGATCGGTCCCGACGCGACGAGCGGCGTCACGGGCAGCGGGGTCGAGTGGTCACCTGGCGACGCGCGCACCGTGCTGTTGGCCGGCGACGAGACGGCGGCCCCGGCGATCTGCTCCATCGTCGAGGCGTTGCCGGCGGACGCCAAGGGGTGCGTCTTCATCGAGATCCCGACCGCGGCCGACGAGCTCGACCTCGTCGCGCCTCCCGGGGTCGACGTCCACTGGCTGCCCCGTCGCGACGCCACGTCCGGCCACGGCGAGGCCCTGGTCATCGCCGTCCGTCGCTGGACGGCCCGCTACGTGACCGCCTGGCACCACGGCGTCGAGGTGAGCGAGGTCGACGTCGACCACGACATCCTCTGGGACGTCCCGCAGGGCGACTACCCGCGCGGTGCCGCCGTCAGCTCCGACCTCTACGCCTGGTTCGCGGGCGAGGCGGGGGCGATCAAGACGCTCCGTCGCTTCCTCGTCAGCGAGGTCGGCATCGACCGGCGCCAGGTCGCCTTCATGGGCTACTGGCGGGTCGGCAAGTCCGAGTCCTGA
- a CDS encoding SDR family NAD(P)-dependent oxidoreductase, protein MTRTVIITGASSGIGREAARELAKGGAEIGVVGRNPERTQAVADEVGGTAFLVDYDRLDDVRSLADRLLDRYPRIDALANNAGGLVSERGVTADGFERTLQSNHLAPFLLTRLLLPRLVESGGRVVSTASTANLLGHVRLDDLNWSKRRWGGGWRQYGTTKIETVLFIRELAKRTGLEAFSFHPGIVVTGFGSDSRSMRVANVLTNGNYGISASAGAVPLVQLAGPTTIAVESGTYFDQLKPHGRLHRQATDPLLAEALWERTSELVGLPAEV, encoded by the coding sequence ATGACCCGCACCGTGATCATCACCGGGGCGAGCAGCGGCATCGGCCGCGAAGCCGCCCGCGAACTCGCGAAGGGCGGTGCCGAGATCGGCGTCGTCGGACGCAACCCCGAGCGCACGCAGGCCGTGGCCGACGAGGTGGGCGGAACGGCCTTCCTGGTCGACTACGACCGGCTTGACGACGTCCGGTCGCTCGCCGACCGGTTGCTCGACCGCTACCCGCGGATCGACGCCCTCGCGAACAACGCCGGCGGTCTCGTCAGCGAACGGGGCGTCACGGCGGACGGCTTCGAGCGCACCCTGCAGTCGAACCACCTCGCGCCGTTCCTCCTGACCCGGTTGCTCCTGCCGCGCCTCGTCGAGAGCGGGGGCCGCGTCGTCTCGACGGCGAGCACGGCCAACCTGCTCGGCCACGTGCGGCTGGACGACCTCAACTGGTCGAAGCGTCGCTGGGGCGGTGGGTGGCGCCAGTACGGCACGACCAAGATCGAGACGGTCCTCTTCATCCGCGAGCTGGCGAAGCGCACCGGGCTCGAGGCGTTCTCGTTCCACCCGGGCATCGTGGTCACCGGGTTCGGTTCGGACTCGCGCTCCATGCGGGTCGCGAACGTGCTGACCAACGGCAACTACGGCATCTCGGCCTCGGCCGGTGCCGTGCCGCTGGTCCAGCTCGCCGGGCCCACGACGATCGCGGTCGAGAGCGGCACCTACTTCGACCAGCTGAAGCCGCACGGCCGCCTGCACCGCCAGGCGACCGACCCGCTGCTCGCCGAGGCCCTGTGGGAACGCACCTCCGAGCTCGTCGGTCTGCCCGCCGAGGTCTAG
- a CDS encoding Fe-S oxidoreductase: protein MRNPLIDSPISRLGCAWATAVGLAVGVPLSVGRVRVVGDLIVCRGLPRWAFKRGGTCVGRVYLTRDNDGPRVLEHEAVHVRQWQTYGMLMPVLYFLAGSDPLSNRFEIEAGLEKGGYR from the coding sequence GTGAGGAACCCGCTGATCGACTCCCCGATCTCGAGACTCGGCTGCGCCTGGGCGACGGCCGTCGGTCTCGCGGTCGGGGTACCCCTCAGCGTCGGGCGCGTCCGCGTGGTCGGTGACCTGATCGTGTGCCGCGGACTGCCCCGCTGGGCGTTCAAGCGCGGCGGCACCTGCGTCGGTCGGGTGTACCTCACCCGGGACAACGACGGGCCGCGCGTCCTCGAACACGAGGCCGTGCACGTCCGTCAGTGGCAGACCTACGGCATGCTGATGCCCGTACTGTACTTCCTGGCCGGCAGCGACCCGCTGTCGAACAGATTCGAGATCGAGGCCGGCCTCGAGAAGGGCGGATATCGATGA